A genomic window from Halogeometricum borinquense DSM 11551 includes:
- the hutG gene encoding formimidoylglutamase: protein MTGPAPNWSGTSSDPNDEQFGHVVEQAAIDEAAEYDAVLVGEPYDGAVIGRPGARDGPTAIRDALAGVKSHHFDAGPVSSVGDVGDVKLARGSVRDVQDSLRETTAELYDSGAFPVFLGGDNSLTYPNVAPLLGGNRDSESDTGNGDSVGVVSFDAHLDCREVREGPSSGTPYRQLHEAGLDTLAVVGARHFETSTAYADYLDEQGGTVVTAESVGDGVDSALDRIRTALSDVDTVYVSVDMDVLDATAAPGVSAPTPGGLTSRELFRLVRSIAGDDRIAGFEVVECAPSLDSTPTGRTAATAARTVAHFLGGMST from the coding sequence ATGACAGGTCCGGCACCGAACTGGTCCGGCACGTCATCGGACCCGAACGACGAACAGTTCGGGCACGTCGTCGAGCAGGCGGCGATTGACGAGGCAGCCGAGTACGACGCCGTTCTCGTCGGCGAACCGTACGACGGCGCGGTCATCGGCCGCCCCGGCGCACGCGACGGTCCGACGGCTATCCGCGATGCACTTGCGGGCGTGAAATCGCACCACTTCGACGCCGGACCCGTTTCCAGCGTCGGCGACGTGGGCGACGTGAAACTCGCTCGCGGAAGCGTCCGAGACGTACAGGATTCGCTCCGAGAAACGACGGCAGAACTGTACGACTCCGGGGCGTTCCCGGTGTTCCTCGGCGGTGACAACTCCCTCACATACCCGAACGTCGCTCCACTCCTCGGTGGGAACCGAGACAGTGAGAGCGACACTGGCAACGGCGACAGCGTCGGTGTCGTCAGTTTCGACGCTCATCTCGACTGCCGCGAAGTTCGGGAGGGGCCAAGCAGCGGGACGCCCTATCGACAACTGCACGAGGCCGGATTAGATACGCTCGCCGTCGTCGGCGCGCGGCACTTCGAGACGAGTACCGCGTACGCGGACTACCTCGACGAGCAGGGTGGCACCGTCGTCACCGCCGAATCCGTCGGCGACGGCGTCGATTCGGCGCTGGATCGAATTCGGACCGCCCTCTCGGACGTAGATACCGTGTACGTCAGCGTCGATATGGACGTGCTGGACGCGACGGCCGCGCCCGGCGTGAGTGCGCCGACGCCCGGTGGCCTTACCTCACGTGAACTGTTCAGACTCGTCCGTAGTATCGCCGGTGACGACCGAATCGCGGGATTCGAGGTAGTCGAGTGTGCACCGTCGTTAGACTCGACACCGACTGGACGCACTGCGGCGACGGCCGCCCGCACCGTCGCACACTTCCTCGGAGGCATGTCTACATGA
- the hutI gene encoding imidazolonepropionase, whose translation MIDLLLTNAAEVVTYADHERLDSIEDAAVAIEDGHIVAVGPTDEVTSEYPESDAENVLDCAGQAIVPGFVDPHTHALFAGDRSDEFEAKLRGKTYQEILSEGGGILRTVEAVRDASTDELVENLLEQFDVMLAHGTTTAEVKSGYGLDTETELRMLEAIDRAADRHPIRVVPTFMGAHAVPNGTDTDDYVESVVSEQIPKAAEQGIAEFCDVFCEEGVFDVEQSRRVLEAGKEHGLTPKVHAEELTHLGGTQLAAEVGATSADHLLHTTGEDIDALVAADTTPVLLPGTAFGLGAEYADAEMFLEHGAPVALATDLNPNCYSQSMPFAMTLGCVEMGMTPAQALGASTVNAARAIDRAEAGRLETGSPADLAVLDAPSYVHLSYNFGVNSIDTVVIDGEVAHD comes from the coding sequence ATGATTGATCTTCTCTTGACCAACGCAGCGGAAGTCGTAACGTACGCCGATCACGAGCGATTGGACAGCATCGAAGACGCCGCCGTCGCCATCGAAGACGGCCACATCGTCGCCGTCGGTCCAACGGACGAGGTGACGAGCGAGTACCCCGAGAGCGACGCAGAAAACGTACTCGACTGCGCGGGACAGGCAATCGTCCCCGGATTCGTCGATCCGCACACGCACGCTCTCTTTGCAGGCGACCGATCCGACGAGTTCGAGGCCAAACTCCGCGGAAAGACCTACCAAGAGATCCTTTCGGAGGGAGGCGGCATTCTGCGGACCGTCGAAGCAGTCCGCGACGCCTCGACGGACGAACTGGTCGAGAACCTCCTCGAACAGTTCGACGTTATGCTGGCCCACGGGACGACGACGGCAGAGGTAAAGTCCGGCTACGGTCTCGACACCGAGACGGAACTGCGGATGTTGGAGGCCATCGACCGGGCGGCCGACAGGCATCCGATTCGCGTCGTCCCGACGTTCATGGGTGCACACGCCGTCCCGAACGGAACTGACACCGACGACTACGTCGAATCGGTCGTAAGCGAACAGATTCCGAAGGCAGCAGAACAGGGTATCGCGGAGTTCTGCGACGTGTTCTGCGAGGAAGGCGTTTTCGACGTCGAGCAGTCTCGGCGCGTGCTGGAAGCGGGGAAAGAACACGGGCTGACGCCGAAAGTCCACGCCGAGGAGTTGACGCATCTCGGCGGAACGCAGTTAGCCGCCGAAGTGGGTGCGACCAGCGCCGACCACCTGCTGCACACGACGGGCGAGGACATCGACGCTCTCGTTGCCGCCGACACGACGCCAGTTCTCCTGCCGGGGACGGCGTTCGGTCTCGGTGCCGAGTACGCCGACGCCGAGATGTTCCTCGAACACGGCGCGCCAGTCGCACTCGCCACGGACTTGAACCCCAACTGCTACTCGCAGAGTATGCCGTTCGCCATGACGCTCGGATGCGTCGAGATGGGGATGACGCCCGCACAGGCGCTCGGTGCCTCGACGGTGAACGCCGCACGGGCGATTGACCGCGCCGAGGCGGGACGACTCGAAACCGGGTCGCCCGCCGACCTCGCCGTCCTCGATGCGCCGAGTTACGTCCACCTGTCGTACAACTTCGGCGTCAACAGCATCGACACCGTCGTCATCGACGGGGAGGTGGCCCATGACTGA
- the hutU gene encoding urocanate hydratase: MDETDSERHTVGEPSDEWRRYQGSPTGTDIECEGWRQEAALRMLNNNLDPEVAERPEDLVVYGGTGRAARSWDAYDAILGQLRELDDDETLLVQSGKPVGRFTTHERAPRVLIANSNLVGKWDDWDHFHELEAEGKIMYGQMTAGSWAYIGTQGILQGTYETLAEAGRRHFPDDEGLRGRIVVTGGLGGMGGAQPLAVTMNRGVCIAAEVDEHRIDRRIETGYCMEKTDSVAEAIERAEAAAEEGEPLSIAVHGNAADVLEEMLERGFVPDVVTDQTSAHDELEGYYPSGYTVEEADELREEDPDRYVEESIDTMERHVDGILEMQARGAVAFEYGNNIRGQVEEYKGRDDVFDFPGFVPAYIRPLFCRGKGPFRWAALSGDPEDIHRTDDAVLELFPEDDRLSRWIELAREQVQYQGLPSRVCWLGYRTDEEGLTERARFALRINELVAEGEISAPVVVTRDHLDAGSVASPHRETEAMRDGTDAVADWPILNALLNCAAGADIVSVHDGGGVGIGNALHTNNHVVLDGSDLAAEKARAVFTTDPGMGVIRHADAGYEEALDEAERSGAHVPIDPEDTGPAGAESK, encoded by the coding sequence ATGGACGAGACAGACAGCGAACGGCACACGGTAGGCGAACCGTCCGACGAATGGCGTCGGTACCAGGGTTCGCCGACGGGAACGGACATCGAGTGTGAGGGATGGCGGCAGGAAGCGGCGCTTCGGATGCTCAACAACAATTTGGATCCCGAAGTGGCCGAACGCCCGGAAGACTTGGTCGTATACGGCGGTACCGGCCGGGCCGCTCGGTCGTGGGATGCCTACGATGCGATTCTCGGCCAACTCCGCGAGTTAGACGACGACGAGACGCTTTTGGTTCAGTCGGGCAAGCCAGTCGGGCGGTTCACCACGCACGAACGCGCCCCGCGCGTCCTCATCGCTAACTCGAACCTCGTCGGCAAGTGGGACGACTGGGATCACTTCCACGAACTCGAAGCCGAGGGGAAGATCATGTACGGGCAGATGACCGCCGGGTCGTGGGCGTACATCGGCACACAGGGTATTCTACAAGGCACCTACGAGACGCTGGCCGAAGCGGGTCGTCGGCACTTCCCGGACGACGAGGGGCTTCGGGGTCGGATCGTCGTCACCGGCGGACTCGGTGGCATGGGCGGTGCGCAACCGCTGGCAGTGACGATGAACCGCGGTGTCTGCATCGCCGCCGAAGTAGACGAACACCGGATCGACCGGCGTATCGAGACGGGCTACTGTATGGAGAAGACCGATTCGGTAGCCGAGGCAATCGAGCGCGCCGAAGCGGCCGCCGAAGAGGGTGAACCGCTCAGTATCGCCGTTCATGGGAACGCCGCGGACGTGCTGGAGGAGATGCTCGAACGCGGATTCGTCCCGGATGTCGTCACCGACCAAACGAGCGCGCACGACGAACTCGAAGGCTACTACCCGAGCGGCTACACCGTCGAAGAGGCCGACGAACTCCGCGAGGAGGACCCCGACCGGTACGTCGAAGAAAGCATCGACACGATGGAACGCCACGTGGACGGCATCTTGGAGATGCAAGCGCGCGGTGCCGTCGCGTTCGAATACGGCAACAACATCCGCGGACAGGTCGAGGAGTACAAAGGCAGAGACGACGTGTTCGACTTCCCCGGTTTCGTCCCGGCGTACATCCGGCCGCTGTTCTGCCGCGGGAAAGGTCCGTTCCGGTGGGCGGCGCTCTCTGGTGACCCTGAAGACATTCACCGGACCGACGACGCCGTCCTCGAACTGTTCCCCGAGGACGACCGTCTCTCGCGGTGGATCGAACTGGCGCGTGAGCAGGTGCAGTATCAGGGCCTTCCGTCCCGCGTCTGCTGGCTCGGCTACCGTACCGACGAGGAGGGTCTGACCGAACGCGCCCGCTTTGCGCTGCGCATCAACGAACTCGTCGCCGAGGGCGAAATCTCTGCTCCCGTCGTCGTCACCCGCGACCACCTCGACGCCGGGAGCGTCGCAAGTCCGCACCGCGAGACGGAGGCGATGCGCGACGGCACCGACGCGGTGGCCGACTGGCCCATCCTGAACGCCCTGCTCAACTGCGCGGCGGGCGCGGACATCGTGAGCGTCCACGACGGCGGCGGCGTCGGAATCGGTAATGCACTGCACACGAACAACCACGTCGTCCTCGACGGGTCGGATCTCGCTGCCGAGAAGGCGCGCGCAGTGTTCACCACGGACCCCGGTATGGGCGTGATTCGTCACGCTGACGCGGGGTACGAGGAGGCGCTGGACGAAGCAGAACGGTCGGGTGCTCACGTCCCAATCGACCCCGAAGACACGGGCCCGGCAGGGGCGGAGAGCAAATGA
- a CDS encoding helix-turn-helix domain-containing protein, whose protein sequence is MYEATFEITDDGGYTLATEETAASLELWCNDHCDLLHIRGPDAEAVVDRVEHLVGVRERLDRPEEVLLITDDCLRRHDTNAIEAYLVRNDCLLLPPLRYERGAKVCRVLALDSGSLTDLYRELVADGTFVDVLSKRHVNVVSEDAPLSPSSLLPDLSPRQYDVLQLAVEDGYYEIPRGTTTEAIADRLGVSRRTAEEHLRRAENKLIDAVFEHLRGRGRGQSQ, encoded by the coding sequence GTGTACGAGGCGACGTTCGAGATAACGGACGATGGCGGGTACACGCTGGCGACCGAAGAGACGGCCGCATCGCTGGAGTTGTGGTGCAACGATCACTGCGATCTGTTGCATATCCGCGGACCGGATGCCGAAGCAGTGGTGGACCGCGTCGAACATCTCGTCGGCGTCCGCGAACGGCTCGACCGCCCCGAAGAGGTTCTCCTCATCACCGACGACTGCCTCAGACGGCACGATACGAACGCGATAGAGGCGTACCTCGTCCGCAACGACTGTCTGTTACTTCCCCCGCTCCGCTATGAACGCGGCGCGAAAGTCTGTCGCGTCCTCGCTCTCGACTCGGGGTCGCTGACCGACCTGTATCGGGAACTCGTTGCCGACGGGACGTTCGTTGACGTCCTGTCGAAACGTCACGTGAACGTGGTCTCTGAGGATGCGCCGTTGTCGCCTTCGAGCCTTCTTCCGGATCTCAGCCCTCGCCAGTACGACGTTCTTCAGCTTGCAGTCGAAGACGGCTACTACGAAATCCCGCGTGGGACGACGACGGAAGCAATAGCCGACCGCCTCGGCGTCAGCCGACGCACTGCCGAAGAACACCTCAGACGCGCAGAGAACAAACTGATAGATGCAGTGTTCGAACATCTCCGCGGGCGCGGCCGCGGTCAGTCTCAGTAA
- a CDS encoding redox-regulated ATPase YchF, with the protein MSYKIGLVGKPSVGKSSFFNAATMNDVPEGAYPFTTIDPSVGEAYVRVDCAAPEFDETCTPSVGFCDNGTRYVPVKLVDVAGLIPGAHEGKGLGNQFLTDLNEADVLVHVVDFSGETDIEGEATEGHDPREDIDFLEDELDMWYLDILEKGLERYRSGYHGEEKNVEEDLAEQMSAFKTNKDEIKQVILSLGLSLDPDDWDDADKEAIAREIRKRTKPMLIAANKMDKPVAQENFEEITSDPEYDHLTFVPASAHAEKALKNAEEAGIVEYEPGSSDFDIVGDVSGEQEEGLEQIREFLNAYDGAGVQASLETALFDVMGAIAIFPGSANGKSDTQGVFRDCFILPEGSTTEDFAYHLHSDIGDGLLHGIDCRSKRQVGSDHELEHRDVLEIVTTG; encoded by the coding sequence ATGAGCTACAAGATCGGACTCGTCGGCAAGCCGTCTGTCGGCAAGTCTTCTTTCTTCAATGCGGCGACGATGAACGACGTACCCGAGGGTGCGTATCCGTTCACGACGATCGATCCCTCCGTGGGCGAGGCGTACGTCCGCGTCGATTGTGCGGCCCCGGAGTTCGACGAAACGTGTACGCCGTCGGTCGGCTTCTGCGATAACGGAACGCGATACGTCCCAGTCAAACTCGTGGACGTGGCGGGGCTCATTCCCGGCGCACACGAGGGGAAAGGACTCGGAAACCAGTTCCTCACCGACCTGAACGAGGCCGACGTACTCGTGCACGTCGTAGACTTCTCCGGTGAGACAGACATCGAGGGCGAGGCGACCGAGGGGCACGACCCACGCGAGGACATCGACTTCCTCGAAGACGAACTCGACATGTGGTATCTCGACATCTTAGAGAAAGGTCTCGAACGCTACCGCTCTGGCTACCACGGCGAGGAAAAGAACGTCGAGGAGGACCTTGCAGAGCAGATGTCGGCGTTCAAGACGAACAAAGACGAGATAAAGCAGGTCATTCTCTCGCTCGGACTGTCGTTGGATCCCGACGACTGGGACGACGCGGACAAAGAGGCAATCGCCCGCGAGATCCGCAAGCGGACGAAGCCGATGCTCATCGCGGCGAACAAGATGGACAAGCCCGTGGCACAGGAGAACTTCGAGGAGATCACCTCGGATCCGGAGTACGACCACCTGACCTTTGTCCCCGCGAGTGCGCACGCGGAGAAAGCACTGAAGAACGCCGAGGAAGCGGGCATCGTCGAGTACGAACCCGGGTCGAGCGACTTCGACATCGTCGGCGACGTGAGTGGCGAACAGGAGGAAGGACTCGAACAGATACGCGAGTTCCTCAACGCCTACGACGGTGCGGGCGTGCAGGCGTCGTTGGAGACGGCCCTGTTCGACGTGATGGGTGCGATAGCCATCTTCCCCGGGAGTGCAAACGGCAAGTCCGACACGCAGGGTGTGTTCCGCGACTGCTTTATTCTCCCGGAGGGTTCGACGACAGAAGACTTCGCCTATCACCTCCACTCGGACATCGGCGACGGGCTGCTGCACGGAATCGACTGTCGGTCGAAGCGACAGGTCGGATCGGATCACGAACTCGAACACCGCGATGTTTTGGAGATCGTGACGACGGGCTGA